The following DNA comes from Photobacterium sp. DA100.
TGTCATCAAAGCTGTATTTCTTGTACTTCACGTTGTCAGCCGAGTAAGCACCGCCACGGTAAGTTGGCATAGTAAGGCTGCCACCGTCATCCATCAGGTTCTGCTTCAGCTGGGCATACATCTGCACGCTGACTGGCTGCTCTGATTGGTTGTTGATGCTGTATTCAACATCAACGGCGTAGCTGTTGCGCTTAACGATGAAAGTTTTGGTGTAGCTGATGCCGTCCTGCTCGTAGGTCATTGGAACACGCAGCTCGTCCTGGCCATCTTCAAGCGTGAAGCTGTCAGCGGATACCTGTAACTGGGCGCGGCCAGCAGCTGTATCGATACCCTGGGCACCGATTAGACCTGATTGAGCCGTGTAGCTGTGGCCCTGGTCATTTTTCAGTAGAACGAATGGGTCTTCCGATTCCAACTCGTTGTCGTAAGCCAGTAGTTTGGCTTCGATGATGTCACCACCAAGCGTATCGACAGTAAGCGCCAGTACATCAGTGTTAATGGTGATAAGGTTGTTTGACGTGCTTTGGTCAGTGATTGGCTGGCCGTCAGCGGAATGCGAAGGGACATCACCACTGTGAGTTACTTGTTGCGCTACACCCTGCGGTTGCGGGTTGCTGTCAGCATTCCACTGTTGGAACAGTAGGAAAGAGACAAACAGTAGGGCAATTAACAGAATATTGCGTTGGGAATCCATCGTTAATTATCTCTGTCGTTATGCTTGGTTGGCGGAACGGGGTCATAACCACCGTCGTTTAAAGGATGACATCTTAATAGACGTTTCGCCGCGAACCAACCTCCTTTTATTGCTCCATGCGTTTTTATCGCTTCGATCGCGTATTGTGAACATGTAGGGGT
Coding sequences within:
- the yidD gene encoding membrane protein insertion efficiency factor YidD — translated: MASPVSPFAWLVIGLVRFYQLAISPLIGPRCRFTPTCSQYAIEAIKTHGAIKGGWFAAKRLLRCHPLNDGGYDPVPPTKHNDRDN